In Silene latifolia isolate original U9 population chromosome X, ASM4854445v1, whole genome shotgun sequence, the following proteins share a genomic window:
- the LOC141620098 gene encoding uncharacterized protein LOC141620098: protein MANQNPSSSQRAPHSLPPQGSHPRDGPPPHQQEHVVTLRSGKDLEDLYKDYETKRKRDVMRDEIVVERDQEKVVERNKEKGEEASEVANTKQASYPKKIINSPIPFPNRGRAINEERKFSKFLDMLKKLEVSLPFTEVVTQMPLYTKFLKDVLTKKRSIGGEGLVSRRGECSAILLNPMPEKLQDPGSFSNPCTVGNLSIKRALCDLGASVSILPLPIAREVGLHDMIPTSMTLQLADRSVQRPMGVIEDVLVKVGNFYIPADFIVLDSPEDQQTPIILGRHFLATGDVHISVKEGKLTFRVGGNVVEFSLTGAMSHSCLKVSTP from the exons ATggcaaaccaaaacccttcttctTCTCAAAGGGCTCCTCACTCATTGCCTCCTCAAGGTTCCCATCCTAGGGAtggaccaccaccacaccaacaagaACATGTGGTGACCTTGAGGAGTGGGAAAGACTTGGAGGACCTTTACAAGGACTATGAAACTAAGAGGAAGAGAGATGTGATGAGAGATG AGATAGTGGTTGAAAGAGACCAAGAGAAAGTGGTTGAAAGAAATAAAGAGAaaggtgaagaagcaagtgaagtgGCTAACACCAAGCAAGCCTCATATCCCAAAAAGATCATTAACTCTCCAATCCCATTTCCTAATAGAGGTAGAGCCATCAATGAGGAGAGGAAATTCTCCAAATTCTTGGACATGTTGAAGAAGCTTGAAGTTTCATTGCCTTTCACCGAGGTAGTGACACAAATGCCGCTCTACACAAAATTCTTGAAGGATGTGTTGACCAAGAAGAGAAGCATTGGAGGAGAAGGTCTTGTCTCTCGTAGAGGAGAATGTAGTGCAATCTTACTCAATCCCATGCCGGAGAAATTacaagatccgggtagtttttccaaCCCATGCACGGTGGGTAATCTGAGCATAAAAAGGGCACTTTGTGATCTTGGTGCTAGTGTTAGCATTCTACCTCTTCCCATTGCAAGGGAAGTTGGGTTACATGACATGATTCCCACCTCCATGACATTACAACTTGCGGATAGATCGGTTCAAAGACCGATGGGTGTGATTGAGGATGTACTGGTTAAGGTTGGCAACTTCTATATCCCGGCGGATTTCATCGTACTTGATAGTCCGGAGGATCAACAAAcgccaatcattctaggaagacatTTCCTAGCAACCGGAGATGTTCATATTAGTGTCAAAGAGGGGAAGCTCACCTTCAGGGTCGGAGGGAATGTTGTTGAATTCTCTTTGACCGGGGCCATGTCACATTCATGTTTGAAAGTGTCTACTCCATAG